CGCTTTGAATCCGGTTGAAGTTGCCGAGAACCTGAAAAAACAGGGCGGTTTTATTCCTGGCGTTCGCCCTGGCAAAAAGACGCAGGAGTTTCTGGATAATATTTTAACCAGAATTACCTTGCCCTCGTCGATCTTTCTGGCTATCGTGGCCATTATTCCCGCCATGTTAGCCAAATGGGCAAAAATACCGTACAGTCTGGCCTCGTTTTACGGCGGCACCGGACTGCTGATTATTGTCGGCGTTGCGCTTGACTTTTTACAGCAGGTCGAGTCGCATCTTTTCATGCGCCATTACGATGGCTTTATGAAGTCTGGACGGGTACGCGGCCGACGTGGTTAATGGAGTATGATTTTTCTTAAATCTGAAGAGCAGATCGCTGCCATTCGCAAGAGCAATGAAATTGTCGCAGAAGCATTAGCGTTCATTGAAAAATTTATCGAACCCGGGGTAGAAACCCGCATGCTCGATCGCGAGATCGAAAATTTCATCCTTAAAAAAAAAGCCAGACCGGCTTTTAAAGGATTGTATGGCTTTCCGGCTGCCAGTTGCATCTCTGTTAATGATGTGGTGGTGCATGGCATCCCAGGAAAGTATAAATTAAGGGATGGTGATATTGTGGGGATCGATATCGGAGTTGAATTAAACGGCTATTATGGAGACGCCGCCTACACTTTTATGGTGGGGAATGTAAAAGATGAAGTACGCCGTCTGTGCAGAATAACTCAGGAAAGCCTTTACAAAGGAATTGAGCAGGCACGGGTCGGCAACAGAGTAGGCGATATCTCTGCGGCAATTCAGGAATATGTTGAAAAACATGGATACTCAGTGGTGCGGGAGTTTGTGGGGCACGGTGTTGGCATCAAACCTCACGAGGACCCGCAGGTGCCCAATTACGGAAGAAGAGGAAGCGGCATGAAGCTAAAACACGGCATGGTGCTGGCCATTGAACCGATGATTAACATGGGCACGCACAACGTTTATGTGGAAAAAGATCAATGGACGGTGCGTACAGCAGACGGGAAACCCTCTGCGCATTATGAACATTCGGTTGCCATCTTAAAAGATGGCCCGGTCATTTTATCAAAAATAAAACAGGAGTAAGGTTTTGGGTAAAAAACAAGAAGCCATTCGCGTTGACGGTGTAATAAAAGAAACACTACCCAATGCCTCATTTATTGTAGAGTTAGAAAACGGGCATGAAGTGCTTGCTTATATTTCTGGCAAGATGCGCATGCATTTTATTAAAATTTTACCGGGAGATAAAGTCAGTCTGGAATTGTCTCCCTACGATTTGACACGTGGCAGAATAGTTTACAGATATAAATAGAGGGAATGTGTAATGAAAGTGAGAGCCTCAGTAAAAAAGATTTGCGACGGATGTAAGATTGTGCGCCGCAAAGGTGTCGTACGTGTAATTTGCAGTAAAAATCCAAAACATAAACAACGTCAAGGTTAACAGGATAATAGGAGGCAGTTTTGGCTCGTATAGCAGGTGTCGATCTACCTAAAAATAAACGCGTGGTCATCGGTTTGACATATATTTACGGAATCGGCCGTTCATCGGCAGAAAAGATTTTGTCCGACGCCGGTGTGGATGAGAACAAACGCGTAAAAGATTTATCGGATGAAGATATTCGGAAAATACGTACCATTATTCAAAATGAATATAAGGTTGAAGGTGCGCTAAAAGCTGAAGTTAATATGAACATCAAACGGTTGATGGATATCAACTGTTATCGGGGTATCCGTCATTATCGCGGATTGCCGGTTCGTGGACAAAGGACAAAAACAAACGCACGTACACGTAAAGGTCGTAAGCGTTCTGTGGGCGCTAAAAAGAAAAAATAAAGAGAAATTAGGGAGATAAAAATTGGCATCACCTAAAAGAAGAAGAACTCAAAAGAAAAAGGTCCGTGTTGAGCCACACGGTAAAGCCCATATAAAAGCAACATTTAACAACACAATTATATCCATTTCTGATATTTATGGAAATGTGATTTCATGGGCCTCTGCCGGTGTTGTTGGTTTTAAGGGTTCTCGTAAAAGTACGCCTTTTGCTGCGCAGCTTGCTGCAGAAAACGCCGCTAAACAGGCCATGGATATGGGCTTGCAGAGTGTGGATGTAGAAGTGAAGGGACCTGGCTCAGGCAGAGAAGCGGCCATTAAAGCGCTGCAGGCCGCAGGATTAAATATTTTATCAATTCGTGATGTAACGCCCATTCCGCATAATGGGTGTAGGCCACCAAAGAAAAGACGCGTTTAACGTTAATGGAGATGGTAAATGGCAAGATATAAGGGACCAAGAGGAAAAATCGTTCGTAAATTCGGTGAAAACATTTTCGGAAATCCAAAGTTTGATCGTCTGTTGGCTAAAAAGCCCTATCCTCCCGGTCAACACGGTATGAAGCGCAAAAAGGTTAGCGATTATGCCCTGCAGTTGCGCGAAAAACAAAAAGTTAAATACATGTACGGCTTGCTGGAAAAGCAATTCCGTCGCTTTTTCCATAAGGCCGAACGCATGAAAGGCGTTACCGGTGAAAACCTTTTACAGCTGCTGGAAAGCAGGCTGGATAACACCGTGTATCGTTTGGGTTTTGCAACCACCCGCGCTCAGGCGCGTCAAATGGTTTTGCACCGCCACATTATGGTGAATGGACAGGTGGTTAATATTCCCTCTTTTATTTTAAAACCAGGCGACGTCATTCAGGTGCGTGAAAAGAGCCGCAGATTGGCCATGTTTCACGAAGCGCTGAAACGCGTTGACGCCGATCGAATGCTGCCCTGGTTAGAGTTGGATAAGGCGAACATGACAGGCAAATTTATCGATCGTCCTAAACGTGAGGACATCCCTGTTAATGTTCAGGAAAGTATGATTGTAGAGTTGTATTCTAAATAATAAAATAGAAATTATTGGAAGATAAGGTGGTTATGAACTTATCGAATTTTCAAATGCCAGAAAAAATTGAAGTTGACGACGCAACGTACACAAAAACCTATGGGCGGTTTGTCGTACAGCCTCTTGAAAAAGGCTACGGCGTTACGCTGGGTAATATGATGCGTCGCGTGTTGCTCTCTTCGTTAGAAGGGGCGGCCATTACAGCAATCAAAGTGAACAACGTACAACACGAGTTTTCTACCATCGAAGGCGTGTATGAGGATTTGCCGGAGATTATTCTTAACCTCAAAGAATTACGCCTCAAACTGTTAGATAAGGCTCCGGAAAAAATCGTGTTGCGTTTAAAAGGCCCGATGGAATTTACCGGAAAGACCATTCAGGAAAACGTTGCAAATATCGAAGTGCTCAATCCAGACTTGCACATTGCAACCCTGAATGAAAATGCCGTGATGAACATGGAGCTTTATCTGGGCGTCGGTCGCGGTTATTTGATTGCTGAAGAGAACAAGAACGAAGATATGCCTCTGGGCGTAATCCCCATCGATTCCATCTTTTCACCGATTCTGAACGTTAAATACACCGTTGAAAATACGCGTGTCGGTCAACGGACAGACTTTGAAAAGCTGATCATGGATATCAAAACCGATGGAAGCATTACGCCGGACGAAGCATTAACCCAGGCGGCCAAAATCATCAAAGAACACCTGCAAATCTTTATCAATTTCGATATTGAGTCACAGGAAGAAGAGAAACAGGAAATTGATGAAGAGACCCTGCGCGTTCGTAAGCTGCTTAAGATGAGCGTGGATGAGCTGGAACTTTCTGTTCGCTCGC
This sequence is a window from Caldithrix abyssi DSM 13497. Protein-coding genes within it:
- the rpsM gene encoding 30S ribosomal protein S13; amino-acid sequence: MARIAGVDLPKNKRVVIGLTYIYGIGRSSAEKILSDAGVDENKRVKDLSDEDIRKIRTIIQNEYKVEGALKAEVNMNIKRLMDINCYRGIRHYRGLPVRGQRTKTNARTRKGRKRSVGAKKKK
- a CDS encoding DNA-directed RNA polymerase subunit alpha produces the protein MNLSNFQMPEKIEVDDATYTKTYGRFVVQPLEKGYGVTLGNMMRRVLLSSLEGAAITAIKVNNVQHEFSTIEGVYEDLPEIILNLKELRLKLLDKAPEKIVLRLKGPMEFTGKTIQENVANIEVLNPDLHIATLNENAVMNMELYLGVGRGYLIAEENKNEDMPLGVIPIDSIFSPILNVKYTVENTRVGQRTDFEKLIMDIKTDGSITPDEALTQAAKIIKEHLQIFINFDIESQEEEKQEIDEETLRVRKLLKMSVDELELSVRSHNCLKAANIKTIADLVRRDEQEMLKFKNFGRKSLTELSKILKERGLEFGMDVDKYLKPEESKK
- the rpmJ gene encoding 50S ribosomal protein L36 — encoded protein: MKVRASVKKICDGCKIVRRKGVVRVICSKNPKHKQRQG
- the infA gene encoding translation initiation factor IF-1, translated to MGKKQEAIRVDGVIKETLPNASFIVELENGHEVLAYISGKMRMHFIKILPGDKVSLELSPYDLTRGRIVYRYK
- the map gene encoding type I methionyl aminopeptidase, whose protein sequence is MIFLKSEEQIAAIRKSNEIVAEALAFIEKFIEPGVETRMLDREIENFILKKKARPAFKGLYGFPAASCISVNDVVVHGIPGKYKLRDGDIVGIDIGVELNGYYGDAAYTFMVGNVKDEVRRLCRITQESLYKGIEQARVGNRVGDISAAIQEYVEKHGYSVVREFVGHGVGIKPHEDPQVPNYGRRGSGMKLKHGMVLAIEPMINMGTHNVYVEKDQWTVRTADGKPSAHYEHSVAILKDGPVILSKIKQE
- the rpsD gene encoding 30S ribosomal protein S4 yields the protein MARYKGPRGKIVRKFGENIFGNPKFDRLLAKKPYPPGQHGMKRKKVSDYALQLREKQKVKYMYGLLEKQFRRFFHKAERMKGVTGENLLQLLESRLDNTVYRLGFATTRAQARQMVLHRHIMVNGQVVNIPSFILKPGDVIQVREKSRRLAMFHEALKRVDADRMLPWLELDKANMTGKFIDRPKREDIPVNVQESMIVELYSK
- the rpsK gene encoding 30S ribosomal protein S11 translates to MASPKRRRTQKKKVRVEPHGKAHIKATFNNTIISISDIYGNVISWASAGVVGFKGSRKSTPFAAQLAAENAAKQAMDMGLQSVDVEVKGPGSGREAAIKALQAAGLNILSIRDVTPIPHNGCRPPKKRRV